In Eubacteriales bacterium mix99, the DNA window ATACGGTCTGCCCTCCCCGCGCGGCAAACAAATGGTACCGGCAGATATTTCACTATGTTATTTTGCCGGAGGCAGAAAAAAGATAATTTCCCTGCCAATTGTCATAATTTTATCACTGCTGTCCGGGTTTGGCAACACACATTCCATCGTTAGTGTATAATTTTCGATTCCATCGTTAGCGTAAAGTTACCGTAGGGATTAAGAGTAATAAATTACCATAAGGATTGAAAAGAAGGTGGCATCCTGCTAAAATATTGATCATCAACAAAAATATCAAGAAAGGGTGCCACCTTCCATGTACAGTATACAAGATTTTAACGAGTTTGCAAGAAAAACAGAAAATAAGGTAAGAGAATTTTTAAGGGAAGGTAAGGATCTGGCGGAACTGACTCTGGGGCTGCAGGAGGATCTGTTTGAACTTGGTCGGAATATACTGGTGGAGACTCTTGAGGGGATGGATGAACAGCTTCGAAAGTCCGGGGTCAGGAAAAACAATTGGGAGATTGTCAGGAAAGATGAGACAGGGATCTTAACGACCTTTGGAACGATCAAGTATAATAGAACGTATTTTAAGCCAAAGAGTGGTGGCAAAAGGAAATATCTCGTTGATGAGCTTGTTGGTCTTAAGCCACATGACAGAGTGAGTGCGGATGTGGTGATCAATGTGGTGGAAGAGGCCATAGACAGCAGCTACAGGAAAGGTGGAGAAAGAGCCGGATATATGGACGAAATAAGCAAGCAGGCTGTTATGGATAAAATACATAACCTTGAGATCAGCGAACATGAGCATAAGGTGGACAAGAAGAGGGATGTCAGGATACTGTATGTTGAAGCAGATGAAGATCATGTTTCCCTGCAGGGAGAAGACGATAAAAGCAAGATAGCTATGCCCAGGCTGGTTTATGTTCATGAAGGCGTAGATCCCGAAAAAAGCAGCCAAACAAGGACCAGGCTTAAAAACGTTAAATATTTTGGCGGCATGTATGATGAGAGCGAGGATCTGTGGCTGGAGGTCATAGAATATATAGACAAGCAGTACAACATGGATTTCATTGAAACCATATACCTTTCCGGGGATGGGGCATCATGGATTAAGGCCGGGCTTGACTGGATTCCCAAAAGCAAGTTTGTGCTGGACAATTTTCATCTTAAGAAATATATGATAACTGCGACTGCACACTTAAACGATGGAGACATCTATCAGGAGTTGAAGGATGCATTGGATTGGCCGGACAAGGACATGGTCAAGGATGTTTTCAAGAAGATCCTCAAACAAACGGTTTCCAAAACGAAGAGGAAGGCAGTTAAGGATGCCAGACGGTACATATTGAATAACTGGCATGGAATAGAAATAAAGGCTGATAAGGACCATGAACTGATAGGATGCAGTGCCGAAGGTCATATAAGCCATGTGTTTTCAAGCAGGCTAAGCAGCAGGCCTAAGGGATGGTCTGAAAAAGGTGTTGCCAGGATGTCCAAACTTATCGTATATAAGAAAAATGGTGGCAGGATCTATGACCTGGTTATGGCACAGAAGCTTAAGGAGAAGGAGAACAGGAAACATGAATTGCAGGATGAGTTAATCAAGGAAGTAAGGAAATCATCAGAAAGCAGATATGCTGGTTCATGGAGTAGCAGCCCAACTGTAATTACCATGGGGAAAAAGACAGGGCTGTTTAATGAGATGAGGAGTATGGCCGGAATACGCTATTAGGCCCTTCATAAAGCTCGTTATGGCGTTTTCGTTCTTCGTAAGGAGAAATAGCCGGGACGACATAGATCAAGCGTTTATGCCGCGAAAGCTGCTTGATAACGAGAAGTCGGTGTGGTAGCA includes these proteins:
- a CDS encoding ISLre2 family transposase; the encoded protein is MYSIQDFNEFARKTENKVREFLREGKDLAELTLGLQEDLFELGRNILVETLEGMDEQLRKSGVRKNNWEIVRKDETGILTTFGTIKYNRTYFKPKSGGKRKYLVDELVGLKPHDRVSADVVINVVEEAIDSSYRKGGERAGYMDEISKQAVMDKIHNLEISEHEHKVDKKRDVRILYVEADEDHVSLQGEDDKSKIAMPRLVYVHEGVDPEKSSQTRTRLKNVKYFGGMYDESEDLWLEVIEYIDKQYNMDFIETIYLSGDGASWIKAGLDWIPKSKFVLDNFHLKKYMITATAHLNDGDIYQELKDALDWPDKDMVKDVFKKILKQTVSKTKRKAVKDARRYILNNWHGIEIKADKDHELIGCSAEGHISHVFSSRLSSRPKGWSEKGVARMSKLIVYKKNGGRIYDLVMAQKLKEKENRKHELQDELIKEVRKSSESRYAGSWSSSPTVITMGKKTGLFNEMRSMAGIRY